The Listeria monocytogenes genome window below encodes:
- a CDS encoding GRP family sugar transporter, giving the protein MNIIIALIPAVMWGIMPLVVSKIGGKPRQQIIGTTFGALAFAIGVFIFTNPEYTATIIIASFVSGAFWSLGQMNQFRAFTQVGVSKTMPLSTGMQLVGTSLFGVFAFHEWGTTSKLVLGFSALALIIIGIFLTSYQQHKDENSGQNMKKGIITLLISSVGYVGYVVITRWFDISGWDAILPQAIGMVVAGLLFSIKSEEKRFTKQTWLNMIPGVMWATGNLALLFSNKLVGIATGFSLSQMGVVISTIGGILFLGEKKTKKELILVIIGVVLVIIGGTMIGIAKS; this is encoded by the coding sequence ATGAACATAATTATAGCATTAATTCCGGCAGTAATGTGGGGGATTATGCCATTAGTTGTTTCAAAAATTGGCGGTAAACCGAGGCAACAAATCATTGGTACGACATTCGGGGCGCTAGCTTTCGCAATTGGAGTTTTTATTTTTACAAATCCAGAATATACGGCAACCATCATTATTGCTAGTTTTGTTTCTGGGGCATTTTGGAGCTTAGGCCAAATGAATCAGTTTCGGGCATTTACACAAGTAGGCGTATCAAAAACAATGCCGCTTTCAACCGGAATGCAGTTAGTAGGTACATCGCTATTTGGTGTATTCGCCTTTCATGAATGGGGGACAACTTCCAAATTAGTACTAGGATTTTCCGCATTAGCCCTAATTATTATCGGGATATTTTTAACAAGTTATCAACAACATAAAGACGAAAATTCCGGTCAAAATATGAAAAAAGGAATCATCACTTTACTTATTTCATCAGTAGGTTATGTTGGTTATGTCGTTATCACTCGCTGGTTTGATATTAGTGGTTGGGACGCGATTTTGCCTCAAGCAATTGGGATGGTAGTCGCAGGATTATTATTCTCTATTAAGTCAGAAGAAAAACGCTTTACAAAGCAGACCTGGTTAAACATGATTCCCGGGGTTATGTGGGCTACTGGTAACTTGGCTCTACTATTCTCAAATAAACTGGTTGGAATCGCTACAGGTTTTTCTCTCTCTCAAATGGGCGTTGTCATTTCGACAATTGGAGGAATACTTTTCTTAGGAGAGAAAAAAACCAAGAAAGAACTTATTTTGGTCATTATCGGAGTAGTCTTAGTAATTATCGGTGGAACGATGATTGGTATTGCAAAAAGCTAA
- a CDS encoding DUF1214 domain-containing protein produces the protein MIMNAKLEVNGELVKESYVYLLSRYLVLRQENFDTKEDKIPYNTLKHNSISPADANFVNPNFDVVYSEAWIAVDDENAVVLEVPEIKNRYYTVQLLDGWGEVVTNINERNFPEHPHGKFAFVKKGTNPSIPNDAVKIELPSEKVKVLLRVEQKDDPEGAVKLQKAFKFDAPDNIKIKEPLEIPHFTNAEFLLEEIYSNLEELLATYPDKMPKAAEFQDKARKVAAYIELGDEQKAEVRNLIVKEAIPYFTNGAKGFGTQKGGWSVTYVAGAFENDILARAIINYGGIWANSIQEALYFIGQKGTDNELLTGDKVYKIHFPADELPSELADAFWSVTLYSVPDYHVIPNKLNKFCINNYTGPKLSEDGSLTLYIASEKPADVDQGNWLPSKAGREFSLNFRLYVPKKEVLEGKVFLPPLEVIK, from the coding sequence TTGATAATGAATGCGAAATTAGAAGTAAATGGTGAGCTTGTGAAAGAATCCTATGTTTATTTGTTGTCGCGATATCTCGTTTTACGCCAAGAAAATTTTGATACAAAAGAAGATAAAATACCGTATAACACACTTAAGCACAATTCGATTTCACCAGCAGATGCGAATTTTGTAAATCCAAACTTTGATGTTGTATATTCAGAAGCCTGGATAGCTGTAGATGACGAAAATGCTGTTGTTTTAGAAGTGCCAGAAATAAAAAATAGATATTATACGGTTCAACTTTTAGATGGCTGGGGTGAAGTAGTAACTAATATCAACGAACGTAATTTCCCAGAGCATCCACATGGAAAATTTGCTTTCGTTAAAAAAGGAACAAATCCTTCCATTCCAAATGACGCTGTAAAAATCGAATTACCATCAGAAAAAGTGAAAGTGCTACTTCGTGTAGAACAAAAAGACGATCCAGAAGGCGCAGTAAAACTTCAAAAAGCATTCAAATTCGATGCACCAGATAATATAAAAATTAAAGAACCACTAGAAATACCACATTTTACTAACGCGGAGTTCTTATTAGAAGAAATTTATTCCAATTTAGAAGAACTGCTAGCTACTTATCCAGATAAAATGCCAAAAGCAGCGGAATTCCAAGATAAAGCAAGAAAAGTCGCAGCTTATATTGAACTTGGTGATGAACAAAAAGCCGAAGTGAGAAACTTAATTGTGAAAGAAGCCATCCCATATTTTACTAATGGTGCAAAAGGATTCGGTACACAAAAAGGCGGATGGTCGGTTACTTATGTAGCTGGCGCATTTGAAAATGATATTTTAGCACGAGCAATCATTAATTACGGCGGTATTTGGGCGAATTCTATTCAAGAAGCACTATATTTCATCGGCCAAAAAGGTACGGATAATGAGTTGTTAACTGGCGATAAAGTTTATAAAATTCATTTCCCGGCAGACGAACTCCCATCAGAACTGGCAGATGCCTTTTGGTCCGTTACCTTATATAGTGTTCCAGATTATCACGTTATCCCAAACAAATTAAACAAATTCTGCATCAATAACTACACAGGTCCAAAACTAAGTGAAGATGGCAGTTTGACGCTTTATATCGCGTCAGAAAAGCCGGCAGATGTGGATCAAGGAAACTGGTTACCAAGTAAGGCTGGAAGAGAATTCTCATTAAACTTCCGTCTATACGTTCCGAAAAAAGAAGTATTGGAAGGGAAAGTATTTTTACCACCGCTTGAAGTTATAAAATAA
- a CDS encoding AbrB/MazE/SpoVT family DNA-binding domain-containing protein, with protein MKSTGMVRKMDELGRVVIPIEIRRTMNLNVKDPLEIFTDEDTIVLKKFSSGLVCDITGEFSVDNKKFAGGKLTLSKEGAAELMAEIKRRFGDTL; from the coding sequence ATGAAATCAACTGGAATGGTAAGGAAAATGGACGAACTTGGTCGTGTGGTTATCCCGATTGAAATAAGAAGAACGATGAATCTAAATGTAAAAGACCCTTTAGAAATTTTTACAGATGAAGATACGATTGTATTGAAAAAGTTTTCATCCGGTTTGGTTTGCGATATTACTGGGGAGTTTTCTGTTGATAATAAAAAATTCGCGGGCGGCAAACTGACGCTCAGTAAAGAAGGCGCTGCGGAATTAATGGCAGAGATTAAACGCCGCTTTGGTGATACCTTATAA
- a CDS encoding LapB repeat-containing protein — MRKIPVVVSLALCFSLVSPSLYASADTTNTKEKVTSNTKQPTTTDSAQSSGTDNTQTIPQKTIEPNPTIPSEDATNTPSNTTNKNDTPKNSLKSTSENGKTYTELFPDANLAKVIAKNISGVEDINAEVTDAELQSITNLVATNQNITSLEGIEHLTALENINVNSNKLTTINPLLNVPTLKSISANNNKMTGTLSLVNTLPELRTLNLNGNAITELDVENQPSLVTLSADELEVKKLTLKNLAQLDGFGRIASSITIDWGELESITLTNLPKIVSIDISGNYLDSNDIHLENLSNVTNLDFSSNELTKLPQITDFPLLTTINVRNNKIDKLESSKLVNVPKLTMLSADKQSVTLSKKIAAGNFVITNNIENLGGQITSPKTISNNGIYSNQSITWASEELAGVSKVSYTFDEVINSPTIKGKYTGTVNQPVDVKALPVITADKSISYDPVNAKDEATFLQDIHASASENARITSDYSEVVDFKVPGDYVVTLQAANDFDLKADSVTVVVHINDIQKPQVTVDANEVSFEVGTELTSEAILAKSGAKVTDLYDEEPKMEVDFSEVDSSKLGTYEVTITAKSKSGASADPLKLTIKIVDTESPVIQIGNLEIVVEKDSVLTAEQIIRDARITATDNYDKDLSIYVDLTKVDTSKPGSYKVTVYTKDSSGNRSGTETVIVKVPEAKTGKIIIQYLDSENNELAESGTITGEVGATYETFAKEIEGYTLKEKPVNANGVFEEIGQTVQYIYMKDTIKPELPVYNENSLMPEVSNNDHNSTAASSQQIPNNAEEKQSKMYSKQNQVQIALPNTGDSTNLIFVFMGILLIAGLTISKTRRKN, encoded by the coding sequence ATGAGAAAAATACCTGTTGTTGTTTCTCTTGCTTTGTGTTTTAGCCTAGTTAGTCCAAGTTTGTATGCTAGTGCAGATACAACCAACACTAAGGAAAAGGTAACTAGCAACACAAAACAACCTACCACTACCGATTCCGCGCAATCTAGCGGAACTGACAATACACAAACCATTCCGCAGAAAACGATAGAACCTAATCCAACAATACCTAGTGAAGACGCTACGAACACACCTTCAAACACCACAAATAAGAACGATACTCCTAAAAATAGTTTAAAATCAACTTCTGAAAACGGAAAAACTTATACTGAACTATTTCCAGATGCTAATTTAGCTAAAGTAATTGCTAAAAATATTAGCGGAGTAGAAGATATTAACGCAGAAGTAACAGATGCAGAACTTCAAAGTATCACTAACTTAGTAGCGACAAATCAAAACATCACGAGTTTAGAGGGCATTGAGCATTTAACGGCGTTGGAAAATATTAATGTGAACTCCAACAAACTCACTACCATAAATCCGTTACTTAACGTACCAACTCTAAAGTCCATTAGTGCAAATAATAATAAAATGACGGGAACTTTGAGTCTGGTGAACACATTGCCGGAGTTGCGCACATTAAATTTGAATGGTAATGCGATTACTGAATTAGATGTTGAAAACCAACCTAGTTTAGTAACCTTGTCAGCGGATGAACTAGAAGTGAAAAAGCTAACCTTGAAAAATTTAGCTCAGTTAGATGGCTTTGGAAGAATTGCTTCTAGTATCACTATTGATTGGGGCGAATTAGAAAGTATTACATTAACTAATTTACCGAAAATAGTGAGCATAGATATTAGCGGGAACTATTTGGACAGTAATGATATACATTTAGAAAATCTCTCTAATGTTACGAATCTAGATTTCAGTAGTAATGAACTCACTAAGCTACCTCAAATTACCGATTTTCCGCTTTTGACTACAATTAATGTAAGAAATAATAAAATCGATAAGCTAGAGTCAAGTAAATTAGTGAACGTACCAAAACTTACAATGTTAAGCGCGGACAAACAATCTGTTACACTCTCAAAAAAGATTGCTGCGGGGAACTTTGTAATAACGAATAATATTGAAAATCTAGGAGGGCAAATTACTTCTCCAAAAACAATTTCTAACAACGGAATTTACTCCAATCAAAGCATTACATGGGCAAGTGAAGAGTTAGCAGGTGTATCAAAGGTTTCATATACATTTGATGAAGTGATTAATAGCCCGACAATTAAAGGTAAGTATACCGGAACTGTAAATCAACCGGTGGACGTTAAGGCGTTACCAGTAATTACGGCTGATAAGAGCATTTCGTACGACCCTGTAAATGCGAAGGATGAGGCGACATTTTTACAAGATATTCATGCATCTGCTTCAGAAAATGCAAGGATTACGAGTGATTACAGTGAGGTAGTCGATTTCAAAGTGCCAGGCGATTACGTGGTTACACTACAAGCCGCAAATGATTTTGACTTAAAGGCTGACTCTGTTACTGTTGTTGTGCATATTAACGATATCCAAAAACCACAAGTGACGGTTGATGCGAATGAGGTTTCTTTTGAGGTTGGGACAGAACTTACTAGTGAAGCGATTCTTGCTAAATCTGGTGCGAAAGTTACAGATCTTTACGACGAAGAACCGAAGATGGAAGTGGATTTTTCCGAAGTTGATTCAAGCAAACTTGGAACATACGAAGTAACGATAACGGCAAAAAGTAAAAGTGGCGCTTCCGCAGATCCGCTGAAACTTACTATTAAAATAGTGGATACAGAAAGCCCTGTTATCCAAATTGGTAACCTTGAAATAGTTGTCGAAAAAGACAGCGTACTAACAGCGGAACAAATTATTCGTGACGCTAGAATAACGGCAACAGATAATTATGATAAAGATTTGAGTATTTACGTGGATTTAACGAAGGTAGATACTTCCAAACCGGGCAGTTATAAGGTAACCGTTTATACAAAAGATTCATCTGGTAATCGCTCAGGAACAGAAACGGTTATAGTGAAAGTTCCAGAAGCTAAAACTGGGAAAATTATAATTCAATATTTGGATAGCGAAAATAATGAATTAGCTGAAAGCGGCACGATTACCGGCGAAGTTGGCGCTACGTATGAAACGTTTGCTAAAGAAATTGAAGGCTATACCCTAAAAGAAAAACCAGTTAATGCTAATGGAGTATTTGAAGAAATTGGGCAAACGGTTCAATATATATATATGAAAGACACAATTAAGCCAGAGCTTCCAGTATACAATGAAAATAGTTTAATGCCAGAGGTGTCGAATAACGACCATAATTCAACTGCCGCATCGTCTCAACAAATACCAAACAATGCAGAAGAAAAACAATCAAAGATGTATTCAAAACAGAATCAAGTGCAGATAGCGCTCCCAAATACAGGAGATAGTACTAATTTGATCTTTGTTTTTATGGGTATTCTGTTGATTGCTGGGTTAACTATTTCTAAAACTAGAAGAAAAAATTGA
- a CDS encoding GIY-YIG nuclease family protein has product MAKASEHFFYVLKCSDNSYYGGYTTDVIRREAEHNAGIRCKYTKTRRPVKVIHFEKFETRSEATKAEAAFKKLSRKNKDAYLLQREEEAK; this is encoded by the coding sequence ATGGCAAAAGCGAGTGAACATTTCTTTTATGTGCTAAAATGTAGTGACAATTCCTATTATGGTGGCTATACAACAGATGTGATTCGCCGAGAAGCAGAACATAATGCGGGAATTAGATGTAAATATACAAAAACACGTCGCCCGGTAAAAGTCATCCATTTTGAAAAATTCGAGACAAGAAGTGAAGCCACGAAAGCGGAAGCAGCCTTCAAAAAATTATCACGTAAGAATAAAGATGCCTATTTATTACAGCGGGAGGAGGAAGCAAAATGA
- the rsmI gene encoding 16S rRNA (cytidine(1402)-2'-O)-methyltransferase yields MIKSQKSFSGAIQGALYLVPTPIGNLEDMTFRAIRMLKEADIIAAEDTRNTVKLLNHFEITTRMTSYHQFTKENKEDNIIQRMLDGEVVALVSDAGMPSISDPGYELVQSALNANIPVIPLPGANAALTALIASGLAPQPFYFYGFLPRQNKERTQAIEKLAAREETWILYESPHRLKETLKALAKITGNDRKIVLCRELTKRFEEFLRGTVEDALNWTMDEEVRGEFCLIIEGNTNPPLSEEQLWWQELDIKTHVSTVMEQENVSSKDAIKTVMKARNLPKREVYSAYHEIK; encoded by the coding sequence ATGATAAAAAGTCAAAAAAGTTTTAGCGGAGCCATTCAAGGAGCATTATATTTAGTGCCGACGCCCATTGGTAATTTAGAAGATATGACTTTTCGCGCAATCCGGATGTTGAAAGAAGCGGATATTATTGCAGCAGAAGATACTCGAAACACCGTGAAACTTTTAAATCATTTTGAAATTACAACCCGAATGACGAGTTACCATCAGTTTACGAAGGAAAATAAAGAAGATAATATTATTCAGCGAATGTTGGACGGAGAAGTAGTAGCATTAGTTAGCGATGCGGGGATGCCATCTATTTCTGACCCGGGATATGAACTTGTTCAAAGTGCGCTAAATGCTAATATACCAGTCATTCCACTACCAGGAGCCAATGCTGCTTTAACCGCGCTGATTGCCTCAGGTCTTGCACCACAGCCGTTTTATTTTTATGGATTTCTACCTCGCCAAAATAAAGAACGCACCCAAGCAATTGAAAAGTTAGCGGCACGCGAAGAAACGTGGATTTTATATGAATCACCACACCGTTTAAAAGAGACTTTAAAAGCACTTGCCAAAATCACTGGAAATGATCGCAAAATTGTCTTATGTCGAGAGCTTACAAAAAGATTTGAAGAATTTTTGCGTGGAACGGTAGAAGATGCGCTGAACTGGACAATGGACGAAGAAGTTCGCGGAGAATTTTGCTTGATTATCGAAGGAAATACCAACCCACCGCTTTCAGAAGAGCAACTCTGGTGGCAAGAACTAGATATTAAAACGCACGTAAGCACCGTAATGGAACAGGAAAATGTCAGTTCTAAAGATGCAATTAAAACCGTTATGAAAGCGAGAAATTTACCCAAACGAGAAGTTTACTCGGCTTATCATGAAATAAAATAA
- a CDS encoding GRP family sugar transporter: MNIMIALIPALLWGTVPLIITKFGGSTRQQTMGMTLGALTFAVIVFFFTDPVYTLKTVGISFITGCLWTVGQMFQLKAFKIIGVSKAMPISTGMQLVGTTLCGVILFHEWDTTLRIILGFIALALIVGGIFLTSYAEKEEDGTNALKQGLITLFISACGYVGLVVLIQGFKIDGINAILPQAIGMVLSALIMTHSGGVEKRFNKRTLLLIIPGIIWAAGNVAMVHANQLVGVATGFSLSQLGVVISTIGGIVLLKEKKTQKEMFFVIVGVVLVVLGGILIGVAKGA; encoded by the coding sequence TTGAACATTATGATTGCGCTGATTCCTGCATTACTTTGGGGAACAGTTCCGCTAATTATTACAAAATTTGGCGGTTCAACAAGACAACAAACAATGGGAATGACACTAGGGGCACTCACTTTTGCGGTAATCGTTTTCTTCTTTACTGACCCAGTTTATACGCTTAAAACAGTAGGAATTAGTTTTATCACAGGGTGTTTATGGACTGTGGGGCAGATGTTCCAACTGAAAGCATTCAAAATTATCGGTGTTTCTAAAGCGATGCCGATTTCTACAGGGATGCAATTAGTCGGAACAACACTTTGTGGGGTAATCTTATTTCATGAATGGGATACGACACTTCGAATTATTTTAGGATTTATTGCACTTGCGCTAATTGTTGGCGGGATTTTCTTAACATCCTATGCGGAAAAAGAAGAAGATGGAACTAATGCATTAAAACAAGGTTTAATCACATTATTCATATCGGCTTGTGGTTATGTTGGTTTAGTCGTTCTAATTCAAGGTTTCAAAATCGATGGAATTAACGCAATCTTGCCCCAAGCGATTGGGATGGTTTTAAGTGCGCTAATTATGACGCATAGCGGTGGCGTAGAAAAACGTTTCAATAAACGAACGCTTTTACTTATTATTCCAGGGATAATCTGGGCGGCTGGGAACGTTGCGATGGTTCATGCTAACCAACTTGTTGGCGTTGCGACTGGTTTTTCACTTTCGCAATTAGGAGTTGTTATCTCAACTATTGGCGGCATCGTACTTTTAAAAGAAAAGAAAACACAAAAAGAAATGTTTTTTGTTATTGTGGGCGTAGTTTTAGTCGTTCTCGGCGGGATTTTAATCGGCGTTGCAAAAGGCGCTTAA